A window of the Arenibacter algicola genome harbors these coding sequences:
- the panB gene encoding 3-methyl-2-oxobutanoate hydroxymethyltransferase: MSTAKKEYKRVTVKSLVDMKKNGEKISMLTAYDYSMAKIVDAANVDVILVGDSASNVMAGHETTLPITLDQMIYHASSVIRAVNRALVVVDIPFGSYQSDPKEALRSAIRIMKESGAHAVKVEGGQEIKESVKRILNAGIPVMGHLGLTPQSIYKFGTYTVRAKEEEEAHKLIEDAKLLEKMGCFAIVLEKIPAKLAKEVAESVSIPIIGIGAGNGVDGQVLVIHDLLGITQEFNPRFLRRYLNLFEEMGNAISKYVDDVKTRDFPSDEEQY; encoded by the coding sequence ATGTCCACTGCCAAAAAAGAATACAAAAGAGTAACAGTAAAATCTCTCGTTGATATGAAAAAAAACGGAGAGAAAATATCGATGTTGACGGCTTATGATTATTCCATGGCAAAAATTGTCGATGCCGCCAATGTGGATGTAATATTGGTAGGAGATTCTGCCAGTAATGTTATGGCCGGACATGAAACCACCCTACCCATTACCTTGGATCAAATGATCTATCATGCCTCTTCGGTTATACGGGCGGTAAACCGTGCTCTGGTAGTAGTGGATATACCATTTGGAAGTTATCAAAGCGACCCCAAGGAGGCGCTGCGCTCTGCCATCAGGATCATGAAAGAAAGTGGAGCCCATGCCGTAAAGGTTGAAGGTGGGCAGGAAATAAAGGAATCTGTAAAAAGAATTCTTAATGCAGGCATCCCCGTAATGGGACATTTGGGCCTAACCCCTCAATCCATTTATAAATTTGGCACTTATACCGTAAGGGCCAAAGAGGAAGAAGAAGCACATAAACTCATTGAAGATGCCAAACTTTTGGAAAAAATGGGGTGTTTTGCCATCGTTCTTGAAAAAATACCCGCCAAATTGGCCAAGGAAGTAGCAGAAAGTGTCTCCATCCCCATTATTGGCATTGGTGCAGGAAATGGTGTGGATGGACAGGTGTTGGTGATTCACGATCTATTGGGAATAACCCAGGAATTCAATCCAAGATTCCTGCGCAGGTATCTCAACCTGTTTGAGGAAATGGGCAATGCCATTTCCAAGTATGTAGACGACGTAAAAACGAGGGACTTCCCTAGCGACGAGGAGCAATACTAA
- a CDS encoding two-component regulator propeller domain-containing protein encodes MYRILFSLALALIFSLGICAQETTFYQDVAFINNISVGLPEGSIDQISIVDNTPIATTTSGQYEWKDSKWIRSKKGYSAASLPKLKGLPEEAGRVLSNTNFGNTTYVGCENGLYVKIDNNKWKRELPSDINYSWALKEVAALTVDTKNRLWFGAKQGIGRLEKGKWTLFTGKEGVPYTNFTCAASGPKGQVWFGTEYGAFRVEENAFFYRANRRWLPDNHVNSIAVDAKGTAWIATKNGLAQIVSQKMTYPEKAAYFTQQVEDRHNRMGFICQSHLTEQFDINTSQLAISDNDGQYTAMYGAAQAFRYAITKDPEARELANRSFYALKWLVDITHEPGFPARVIIPVDWHEPVNEQYNREYNLRRQEIDPFWKDIFPRFPLSDDGNYRWKCDTSSDELAGHYFYYGIYHDLIAETKEEKDAVKQVVADVTDHLIKHGFKLVDYDGKPTRWGSFDPDYFNSIWGWDQRGLNAMMMLSFLNVASHVTGDPKYDEVAEMLREKENYDIYAMHAKEFFPPENAVPWDNNLGLMSLYGLINYEKNPERQIMYRIALENAWLHISKQKNAFWDGLYGAMAGFFTQKVDEGFFKPQELFTENPLFAKASIDRYYKSSLDNRYMTETLQRIPLDLIGYDMDNTHRLDIQLDPTPGQVKDMGWGNDTYALPIDERGHVRLDRDATVLHDNEGNGYAEHEGTFYLLPYYLAAYHKLIEP; translated from the coding sequence ATGTATAGAATTCTATTTTCATTAGCCTTAGCCCTGATTTTTTCCTTGGGAATCTGTGCACAGGAGACCACATTTTATCAGGATGTTGCTTTTATAAATAACATTTCTGTTGGACTTCCCGAGGGCAGTATTGATCAGATATCAATAGTTGACAATACTCCTATAGCTACAACCACTTCTGGGCAGTATGAATGGAAGGATTCCAAATGGATCAGAAGTAAAAAGGGGTATTCGGCCGCTTCCCTACCCAAATTAAAAGGTCTACCAGAGGAAGCCGGTAGGGTCCTCAGCAACACAAATTTCGGGAATACCACCTATGTAGGTTGTGAAAACGGACTTTATGTGAAAATTGACAACAACAAGTGGAAACGGGAGCTTCCCTCGGACATAAATTATAGTTGGGCCCTAAAAGAGGTCGCAGCCCTAACAGTAGATACAAAAAACCGATTGTGGTTTGGTGCCAAACAAGGCATAGGCCGATTAGAGAAAGGTAAATGGACGCTGTTTACCGGAAAGGAAGGAGTGCCCTACACTAATTTCACCTGTGCAGCTTCCGGCCCAAAAGGTCAGGTGTGGTTTGGTACTGAATATGGAGCATTCAGAGTGGAAGAGAATGCTTTTTTCTATAGGGCAAACCGCAGATGGCTTCCGGACAACCACGTAAATTCCATTGCCGTTGATGCCAAGGGTACAGCCTGGATCGCCACCAAAAATGGCCTTGCCCAAATTGTTTCCCAGAAAATGACCTACCCCGAAAAGGCAGCCTATTTCACACAACAGGTAGAGGACAGACATAACAGAATGGGGTTTATCTGTCAAAGCCACTTAACAGAACAATTTGATATAAACACCAGCCAACTGGCCATCTCGGATAACGATGGGCAGTATACCGCCATGTATGGAGCCGCCCAGGCTTTCCGATATGCCATTACCAAAGATCCCGAGGCCCGGGAACTGGCCAATAGAAGCTTCTACGCCCTAAAATGGCTGGTAGACATTACCCATGAACCTGGGTTTCCCGCAAGGGTGATCATTCCTGTGGATTGGCATGAACCTGTTAACGAGCAGTACAATAGGGAATACAATCTCCGACGTCAGGAAATCGACCCTTTCTGGAAAGATATATTTCCCCGTTTTCCACTTAGTGATGACGGAAATTATAGATGGAAATGCGATACCAGCTCGGACGAATTGGCCGGACATTATTTTTATTACGGTATTTATCACGATTTGATAGCGGAAACCAAGGAAGAAAAGGATGCCGTTAAGCAGGTGGTCGCCGATGTAACTGATCACCTTATAAAACATGGTTTCAAATTGGTGGATTATGATGGGAAACCCACGCGTTGGGGGAGTTTTGACCCCGACTATTTTAATTCCATCTGGGGCTGGGATCAACGTGGACTAAATGCCATGATGATGCTTTCTTTTTTAAATGTTGCCTCGCATGTAACCGGAGATCCCAAATATGATGAGGTTGCCGAAATGTTGCGGGAAAAGGAAAATTATGATATCTATGCCATGCATGCCAAAGAATTTTTCCCGCCGGAGAATGCAGTGCCCTGGGACAATAATTTAGGACTAATGAGTCTGTATGGCCTCATCAATTACGAGAAGAATCCGGAAAGACAAATTATGTACCGTATTGCCCTAGAGAATGCATGGTTGCATATCAGTAAGCAGAAAAATGCCTTTTGGGACGGGCTCTATGGTGCTATGGCCGGTTTTTTTACCCAAAAGGTGGATGAAGGCTTTTTTAAGCCACAAGAGCTGTTTACAGAAAATCCCTTGTTTGCCAAGGCCAGTATTGACAGGTACTACAAGAGTAGCTTGGACAACCGCTATATGACAGAAACCCTACAACGTATTCCCTTGGACCTTATAGGATATGATATGGACAACACCCACCGCCTGGACATACAATTGGACCCAACTCCGGGACAAGTAAAGGATATGGGCTGGGGCAATGACACCTATGCGCTGCCCATTGATGAAAGGGGCCACGTAAGATTGGACAGGGATGCCACTGTTCTCCATGATAACGAAGGTAATGGCTATGCCGAGCACGAAGGCACCTTTTACCTCCTTCCCTATTATTTGGCGGCCTACCATAAACTAATTGAACCTTAG
- the leuB gene encoding 3-isopropylmalate dehydrogenase has product MNLKIALLGGDGIGPEVLAQSVKCLQAVEETFNHHFTYTEGLIGAVAMDKYGSPLPKETIDLCKASDAILFGTIGTLKYDENPSARVRPEQGLLQLRRELQLFTNIRPVKIFPTLVNKSPLKKHVIFGTDFVIYRELTGGIYFGEKKLSEDGTVASDLCEYSEKEISRIAHLAFKAAKNRRKKLTLVDKANVLETSRLWRKVVIRISESYPEVQLDFLFVDNAAMKMMLDPNDFDVILTDNMFGDILSDQGSAICGSKGLLPSASIGNEHAMFEPFHGSYPQAAGKNIANPVASILSTAMMLSHFGLHEESLAVVIAVDKSMKKHVVTKDLNASSKYGTSQVGDFIAGNIIDSDENLNYNYENIGLGRSTII; this is encoded by the coding sequence ATGAATCTAAAGATAGCTCTTTTAGGGGGAGATGGCATTGGTCCAGAGGTCTTGGCCCAGTCTGTAAAATGTTTACAGGCTGTTGAAGAGACATTCAACCATCATTTCACTTATACAGAAGGGTTGATCGGAGCTGTAGCAATGGACAAATACGGCTCCCCGTTACCAAAGGAGACCATAGATCTTTGCAAGGCTTCTGATGCTATTCTTTTTGGGACTATAGGTACCCTGAAATATGATGAAAACCCAAGTGCAAGAGTACGCCCCGAACAGGGATTACTTCAGTTGCGCAGGGAATTACAACTTTTCACCAATATTAGGCCCGTAAAGATTTTTCCAACCTTGGTAAATAAATCACCTCTAAAAAAGCACGTTATTTTTGGAACGGATTTCGTTATCTATCGTGAGCTTACCGGTGGAATCTATTTCGGTGAAAAAAAACTAAGTGAGGACGGAACAGTTGCTTCCGACCTATGTGAATACTCCGAAAAGGAGATTAGTAGAATTGCCCATTTGGCCTTTAAAGCCGCCAAAAATAGACGTAAAAAATTGACATTGGTAGACAAGGCCAATGTCTTGGAGACCTCTAGGCTATGGCGCAAAGTGGTCATCAGAATATCGGAGAGCTATCCAGAAGTACAGTTAGATTTTTTGTTTGTGGACAACGCTGCCATGAAAATGATGTTGGATCCAAACGACTTTGATGTTATCCTGACCGATAATATGTTCGGCGACATTTTATCTGACCAAGGCAGTGCCATTTGCGGATCCAAGGGACTCCTACCTTCGGCCTCGATTGGTAATGAACATGCCATGTTTGAGCCTTTTCACGGTTCCTACCCCCAGGCAGCGGGAAAAAATATTGCCAATCCCGTAGCCTCAATTTTATCTACTGCCATGATGCTGAGCCATTTCGGATTGCATGAAGAGTCGCTAGCCGTGGTTATAGCGGTAGATAAGTCCATGAAAAAACATGTGGTTACCAAGGATTTGAACGCTTCAAGCAAATACGGCACCAGTCAGGTGGGGGATTTTATAGCCGGAAACATTAT
- a CDS encoding RluA family pseudouridine synthase, with protein MSTKIISTPENLQVLYEDNHLIAINKRAGDIVQGDKTGDTPLSEVVKQYLKTKHNKPGNVYLGVAHRLDRPTTGIVVFAKTSKALPRLNKLFAEKDAQKTYWAVVNKMPEKESDTLTHWLKRNPKQNKSYGHKKEVPDSKKAILDYKVIKQLDRYFLLEIDLKTGRHHQIRAQLAAIGSVIKGDLKYGADRSNKDGSIHLHARSLSFIHPVKKELLQLIAPPPEDSIWNACL; from the coding sequence GTGTCCACAAAAATTATTTCCACCCCTGAGAATCTTCAGGTACTATACGAGGATAACCACCTTATTGCCATCAACAAAAGGGCGGGTGATATAGTGCAGGGCGATAAAACCGGGGACACTCCGCTCAGCGAAGTTGTAAAACAGTATCTAAAAACCAAACATAATAAACCTGGGAACGTTTATTTGGGGGTGGCACACCGGCTAGATAGGCCAACTACAGGTATTGTGGTCTTTGCCAAAACCTCGAAGGCCCTGCCCAGACTCAACAAATTGTTTGCTGAAAAAGATGCCCAAAAGACCTATTGGGCGGTAGTCAATAAAATGCCTGAGAAGGAATCGGATACCTTGACCCATTGGCTGAAACGAAATCCAAAACAGAATAAGTCCTACGGCCATAAAAAGGAAGTTCCCGATAGCAAAAAAGCCATTTTGGACTATAAGGTAATTAAGCAGCTAGACCGTTATTTTTTATTGGAAATCGATTTGAAAACAGGGAGGCACCATCAAATTAGGGCACAATTGGCGGCTATTGGGTCTGTTATAAAAGGGGATCTAAAATACGGGGCGGATCGAAGCAATAAGGACGGAAGCATACACTTGCATGCCAGAAGCCTTTCTTTTATACATCCCGTTAAAAAAGAATTGTTGCAACTTATAGCGCCACCCCCAGAGGATAGCATTTGGAATGCTTGTTTATGA
- a CDS encoding 3-methyl-2-oxobutanoate hydroxymethyltransferase: MNNTRIFVLVFLLAINFAYAQNSGEEMVKRTIDSFFEAFHQQDSMALKETVSKDIVLQTIGKDADGREVVKTDNFSHFLRSIVSIPVTTKFEEKIKSYNIQIDGAMANAWTNYEFWVNDSFSHCGVNSFQLFNDQGTYKIIYLIDTRRKEGCE, from the coding sequence ATGAACAATACTAGAATTTTCGTTTTAGTTTTTTTGTTGGCAATTAATTTTGCCTATGCCCAAAACAGTGGGGAGGAAATGGTTAAAAGGACCATAGATTCTTTTTTCGAGGCTTTTCACCAGCAGGATTCAATGGCCCTAAAGGAAACGGTTTCCAAGGATATTGTGCTACAGACCATTGGAAAAGATGCGGATGGGAGGGAGGTAGTAAAAACGGATAATTTTAGCCATTTTCTAAGATCCATAGTATCCATACCCGTTACCACCAAATTTGAAGAAAAAATAAAGTCCTATAATATTCAAATTGACGGCGCTATGGCCAATGCATGGACCAACTACGAATTTTGGGTGAACGATAGTTTTAGTCATTGTGGCGTTAATTCCTTTCAACTGTTTAATGACCAAGGCACTTATAAGATCATTTATTTGATTGATACAAGAAGAAAAGAGGGTTGTGAGTAA
- a CDS encoding 2-isopropylmalate synthase: MSKEKVHIFDTTLRDGEQVPGCKLDTDQKLIIAERLDLLGVDIIEAGFPISSPGDFNSVQEISKIVKNATVCGLTRAVKKDIEVAAEALKYAKRPRIHTGIGTSESHIKFKFNSNKDAIIERAIEAVSYAKTFVEDVEFYAEDAGRTDNEFLARVCEAVVKAGATVLNIPDTTGYCLPEEYGAKIKYLKENVSGIHKAILSCHCHNDLGLATANSIAGVINGARQIECTINGIGERAGNTALEEVVMILRQHPTLNLDTNINSKLLYDTSQMVSQKMGVYVQPNKAIVGANAFAHSSGIHQDGVIKNRETYEIIDPADVGVNESSIVLTARSGRAALAYRAKNVGYELTKTQLDVVYQEFLKFADKQKEIFDEDIHDIIVASGIKIKSIA; encoded by the coding sequence ATGAGCAAAGAAAAGGTACATATTTTTGACACAACACTTAGAGATGGAGAGCAAGTCCCCGGATGTAAATTGGATACGGACCAAAAATTAATTATTGCTGAGAGATTGGATCTTTTAGGGGTAGATATTATAGAAGCCGGTTTTCCTATTTCGAGCCCAGGAGATTTTAATTCTGTGCAGGAGATTTCAAAAATTGTAAAGAATGCAACGGTATGTGGACTTACGCGTGCTGTTAAGAAAGACATTGAAGTAGCTGCAGAGGCTTTGAAATATGCCAAAAGACCAAGGATACATACAGGTATTGGAACCTCCGAATCCCATATTAAATTCAAGTTCAACTCCAATAAAGATGCTATAATAGAACGGGCCATAGAGGCGGTAAGTTATGCCAAAACCTTTGTTGAGGATGTAGAATTTTATGCCGAGGACGCAGGAAGAACGGATAATGAATTTTTGGCAAGGGTCTGTGAAGCTGTAGTTAAGGCAGGAGCCACCGTATTGAATATCCCTGATACCACTGGTTACTGTTTGCCAGAGGAATATGGGGCCAAAATAAAATATTTAAAGGAAAACGTAAGCGGTATTCACAAGGCTATTTTATCCTGTCATTGTCATAACGACCTGGGATTGGCTACCGCAAACTCCATTGCCGGGGTAATCAACGGTGCCAGACAAATAGAATGTACCATTAACGGTATTGGTGAACGGGCCGGAAATACTGCACTAGAGGAAGTGGTAATGATCTTAAGGCAGCATCCTACCCTAAATTTGGACACCAACATCAACAGTAAATTGTTATACGACACCAGTCAGATGGTATCCCAAAAAATGGGAGTATATGTTCAACCCAACAAAGCCATTGTGGGTGCCAATGCATTTGCACATAGTTCAGGAATCCATCAGGACGGAGTAATAAAAAATAGGGAGACCTATGAAATAATAGATCCGGCAGATGTTGGGGTAAACGAGTCTTCCATTGTACTTACCGCTAGAAGTGGTAGGGCGGCCTTGGCCTACAGGGCTAAAAATGTAGGATACGAACTTACCAAGACCCAACTGGATGTGGTTTACCAGGAGTTTTTGAAATTCGCGGATAAGCAGAAAGAAATTTTCGACGAGGATATACATGATATCATCGTTGCCAGTGGCATTAAAATAAAAAGCATAGCTTAA
- a CDS encoding DMT family transporter → MKSKSLHINHLLEINLAMIFISTSGALGRYVQLPVPVTIASRAGLAFLFLLLYCKWKKISFRIAKKDYPIIFLSGIFMGIHWLTYFYALQLSNVAIGMLSMFTYPIITALLEPLILKTPFQRIHFVLGLLVLGGIYLLAPDFETGNTHSVAVGLGVFSALVYAIRNIILKSRAAHYNGSLMMTYQTGIVGFILAPAFFIYKVDAIADQWPALLTLALFTTAIGHTLFLNCFKHFSITTVSILSSVQPVYGILIGVFFLSEIPSWTTVMGGILILSSVVIESVRSYK, encoded by the coding sequence TTGAAAAGTAAAAGCCTTCACATAAACCATTTGCTGGAGATTAATCTGGCCATGATTTTTATTAGTACTTCCGGAGCTCTGGGTAGATATGTACAATTGCCGGTACCTGTTACCATAGCCAGTAGGGCGGGATTGGCATTTTTGTTTCTCTTGCTCTATTGTAAGTGGAAGAAAATATCGTTCCGCATTGCCAAAAAGGATTACCCTATTATTTTTTTAAGTGGTATTTTCATGGGTATTCATTGGTTGACCTATTTTTATGCCCTACAGCTTTCCAATGTGGCCATTGGTATGTTGTCCATGTTTACCTACCCCATTATAACAGCATTATTGGAGCCATTGATCTTAAAAACGCCGTTCCAAAGAATTCATTTTGTTTTGGGACTTTTGGTATTGGGCGGCATTTATTTGCTGGCTCCCGACTTTGAAACCGGCAATACCCATAGCGTGGCCGTGGGTCTTGGTGTTTTTTCGGCACTTGTCTATGCTATCAGGAATATTATACTAAAGTCCAGGGCGGCCCATTACAACGGATCTTTAATGATGACCTACCAAACGGGCATAGTAGGGTTTATATTGGCCCCGGCATTTTTTATTTATAAGGTCGATGCCATTGCCGACCAATGGCCGGCACTGCTAACATTGGCCCTGTTCACTACTGCTATTGGGCATACCCTATTCCTCAATTGTTTTAAGCATTTTAGTATTACTACGGTGAGTATCCTAAGCAGTGTGCAACCGGTATACGGAATATTGATAGGGGTGTTTTTCCTCTCGGAAATTCCTAGTTGGACAACGGTAATGGGCGGAATACTTATTTTAAGTTCTGTAGTTATTGAGAGTGTAAGGTCCTATAAATGA